One genomic segment of Rubripirellula tenax includes these proteins:
- a CDS encoding dihydroorotase: MQNASPSLLISGGRVIDPSQSIDRIARVLVIDGQIEAIDPADGSIPDHVTHIDATGQIVAPGLVDLGVELREPGFEEDETIASGSDAALAGGFTSILACSSTSPCIDSHGAVEFVRQKAVQADGVRVHVIGCLSKNRDAAQMAELGLLHEAGAVAYSDAPRPMPNDALLKRALEYARMFNLPIINRPNVMTLSEGGIMHEGQVSLVLGLKGLPTEAEDLAVARDVRIAEATNGRLHIGPVSTMGAVDLIRRVKDRGIQITASVCPHNLCLDDTELRSFDARFKVHPPLRSPRHIETLRHAVADGVIDAIQSGHMPRAREKKMDDLVESPFGLASLETTLSTVATFMLGVGSFGWMDIIDRLSTAPARIAGVAGGTLSIGVPADITIIDPNQKWVVDGHQFKSHCVSTPLDNVELTSRVTQTFVGGRRRFALRPDVMQLA; the protein is encoded by the coding sequence ATGCAAAACGCCTCTCCCTCGCTGCTGATCTCTGGCGGTCGCGTGATCGACCCTTCGCAATCGATCGACCGCATCGCTCGCGTTTTGGTCATCGACGGCCAAATCGAAGCCATCGATCCCGCAGATGGAAGTATCCCCGATCACGTCACGCACATCGACGCCACCGGACAAATCGTTGCACCGGGACTGGTGGACTTGGGTGTCGAACTGCGCGAACCCGGCTTCGAAGAAGACGAAACGATCGCCTCGGGAAGCGACGCGGCGCTGGCCGGCGGCTTCACGTCAATCTTGGCCTGTAGCAGCACATCCCCGTGCATCGATTCGCACGGTGCTGTCGAATTCGTGCGGCAAAAAGCCGTTCAAGCCGACGGCGTGCGTGTTCACGTGATCGGATGCTTGAGCAAGAATCGTGATGCGGCGCAAATGGCGGAATTGGGCCTATTGCACGAAGCCGGCGCGGTTGCCTACAGCGACGCGCCGCGGCCGATGCCCAACGACGCACTGCTAAAACGTGCACTCGAGTACGCCCGAATGTTCAACCTGCCGATCATCAACCGCCCCAACGTCATGACACTGTCCGAAGGCGGAATCATGCACGAAGGCCAAGTGTCCTTGGTGCTCGGTTTGAAGGGGCTGCCGACCGAAGCGGAAGACTTAGCCGTCGCCCGTGACGTTCGGATCGCCGAAGCCACCAACGGCCGGTTGCATATCGGCCCCGTCAGCACCATGGGTGCGGTCGACCTGATCCGCCGCGTGAAGGATCGCGGTATTCAAATCACAGCTTCGGTTTGCCCACACAATTTATGTCTCGACGACACCGAACTGCGGTCGTTCGATGCACGGTTCAAAGTTCACCCGCCGCTGCGGAGTCCTCGGCACATCGAAACTCTCCGTCATGCGGTCGCCGATGGAGTCATCGACGCAATCCAGAGCGGTCACATGCCAAGAGCTCGCGAAAAGAAGATGGACGATTTGGTTGAGTCGCCATTCGGTTTGGCATCGCTTGAAACAACGCTATCGACCGTTGCCACATTCATGTTGGGGGTTGGCAGCTTTGGGTGGATGGACATCATCGATCGCCTTTCGACCGCGCCGGCTAGAATTGCCGGCGTCGCGGGCGGAACCCTTTCGATTGGTGTTCCCGCCGACATCACCATCATCGACCCAAACCAAAAGTGGGTCGTCGATGGTCATCAATTCAAATCGCACTGCGTCAGCACACCGCTGGACAACGTCGAACTGACAAGCCGCGTCACGCAAACGTTCGTCGGCGGGCGCCGGCGATTCGCATTGCGTCCCGACGTGATGCAGTTGGCGTAA
- a CDS encoding methyltransferase, with protein MNHPLSQSPTTEPTLLLRYRDRQYAADLIGAAILEFDLFTWLDTHAGATTPDLLKHFGIADRPGDVLLTLCRAMQLIETDDRDSHRLTAMGREHLVATSPWFLGPYYRPIAESPILKDHLKVLRTGKPANWQAKGDGDDWHTSMLDPVFARGFTAMMNCRGLSFGQALAQSLSPMLVDRSHVLDVGGGSGIYSTTLVAAHDHLKATVLEQPPVDELVRGEITRHGLESRVDVVSGDMFTDTWPGGADVVLLSNVLHDWDFPEVIALLKKTAETLPSGGLLVIHEAFINDEKTGPLPVAEYSALLANITQGKCYSAKEYSEVLAPMGFQVGPYQDTIADRGYMTAVKI; from the coding sequence ATGAATCATCCGCTCTCACAGTCACCGACTACCGAACCCACTTTGCTGCTGCGGTATCGCGACCGGCAATACGCCGCCGACTTGATTGGTGCAGCTATTCTTGAGTTCGATCTCTTCACGTGGTTGGACACGCATGCCGGTGCGACGACGCCGGACTTGCTGAAGCACTTTGGCATTGCTGATCGGCCCGGTGATGTGCTGTTGACGCTTTGCCGCGCGATGCAGTTAATCGAAACGGACGATCGTGACAGTCATCGATTGACAGCGATGGGGCGCGAGCACTTAGTGGCGACTTCGCCTTGGTTCTTGGGGCCGTATTATCGACCGATCGCCGAGTCACCGATCTTGAAGGACCACCTAAAGGTTTTGCGAACGGGTAAACCAGCGAATTGGCAAGCCAAAGGTGACGGCGATGACTGGCACACGTCGATGCTGGATCCTGTGTTCGCGCGTGGGTTCACCGCCATGATGAATTGCCGTGGATTATCGTTCGGACAAGCACTCGCACAATCGTTATCGCCGATGCTGGTCGACCGCAGCCATGTCTTGGATGTTGGCGGTGGATCGGGGATCTATTCGACCACCCTGGTCGCGGCACACGATCATTTAAAAGCGACCGTTTTGGAGCAACCGCCCGTCGACGAATTGGTTCGTGGCGAGATCACGCGACATGGACTTGAATCACGAGTCGACGTGGTCAGCGGTGACATGTTCACAGACACCTGGCCAGGCGGTGCCGATGTGGTGTTGCTGTCCAACGTCCTTCACGATTGGGACTTTCCCGAGGTGATTGCCCTGCTGAAAAAGACGGCCGAGACATTGCCCAGTGGCGGACTGCTGGTGATCCACGAAGCCTTCATCAACGACGAAAAAACAGGTCCCTTACCGGTGGCGGAGTATTCGGCGCTGTTGGCCAACATCACGCAGGGCAAATGCTATTCGGCCAAAGAGTACAGCGAAGTACTGGCGCCGATGGGTTTCCAAGTCGGACCGTATCAAGACACCATCGCCGACCGCGGCTACATGACGGCGGTGAAGATTTAA
- a CDS encoding CRTAC1 family protein: MTESDPNGNEPHDDEPHEDVQNDAVIASALRTSLIVIMLMGLPVIGILIYLNVNKKKAQSTEVEVTLPEVREATEQAIPLLPLTDVTSQSGVDFVHQSGRYGEKLLPETMGSGVAVFDYNGDGNDDLFFVNSSYWPWDEERKDQPTPCRLYSGDGKFGFSDVSETTQADITLYGMGVAVGDIDNDGDSDLFVSAVGKNRMLRNDNGVFTDVSSSSGTEGDADVWSTSCGFLDFDNDGLLDLFVCNYVAWSKEFDLSQEFTLDGQSRAYGPPKAFAGSYSYLYHNDGDGKFSDVSASAGIQIRSDDTDVPLGKAMGVAPVDINGDGWMDIVVANDTVRNFMFQNNKDGTFTEVGRLTGIAYDRATGNARGAMGIDTADFRGDGSLAIGIGNFANEASALYMARSGGDADHQQFIDAAMYTGFGPPTRQGLTFGLFFFDADLDGRLDVLGANGHLEEEIAKTQATQRYEQPPQLFWNAGRDSQSELVLVDGSCTGQAFCDPIVGRGTAYGDFDGDGDLDVVISTSHSAPRLFRNDQTTDHHWLRVHLTGTDVNRDAIGGIVQLKRGESILSRTVMPTRSYLSQSERTVTFGLGDDTDVQEVIITWPGGKKTTHPINGVDRLVEFTQ; the protein is encoded by the coding sequence ATGACTGAATCTGATCCAAACGGTAACGAACCGCACGACGACGAGCCGCATGAAGATGTTCAAAACGATGCCGTCATCGCCAGTGCCCTTCGCACGTCATTGATCGTGATCATGTTGATGGGTTTGCCGGTGATTGGCATCCTGATCTATCTGAACGTCAATAAAAAGAAAGCCCAGTCGACCGAAGTCGAAGTCACATTACCCGAAGTTCGCGAAGCGACCGAACAAGCGATCCCCCTGCTTCCGTTGACCGACGTGACGTCTCAAAGTGGCGTCGACTTTGTTCACCAGTCCGGTCGCTACGGCGAAAAACTGTTGCCCGAAACGATGGGCAGCGGCGTTGCAGTGTTCGACTACAACGGTGACGGCAACGACGACCTGTTTTTCGTCAATTCGTCGTACTGGCCTTGGGACGAAGAGCGAAAGGACCAACCCACGCCATGCCGTCTGTATTCGGGTGACGGAAAATTCGGTTTTTCCGACGTGTCCGAGACAACCCAGGCCGACATCACGCTTTATGGGATGGGTGTCGCGGTGGGCGATATCGACAACGACGGCGACAGTGACTTGTTCGTTTCGGCGGTTGGCAAGAATCGGATGCTTCGAAACGACAATGGCGTTTTTACGGACGTATCGAGTTCGTCCGGAACCGAAGGCGACGCCGATGTTTGGAGCACCAGTTGCGGCTTCTTAGACTTCGACAACGACGGACTCTTGGATTTGTTCGTTTGCAACTACGTTGCGTGGAGTAAAGAATTCGACCTCAGCCAAGAATTCACGCTCGATGGACAATCACGTGCTTATGGTCCACCCAAAGCGTTTGCGGGATCGTATTCGTACCTGTACCACAACGACGGCGACGGAAAGTTCAGCGACGTTTCGGCGTCCGCCGGAATTCAGATTCGCAGCGACGATACCGATGTGCCACTTGGCAAGGCGATGGGCGTGGCACCAGTGGACATCAACGGTGATGGCTGGATGGACATCGTTGTCGCCAACGACACCGTCCGCAACTTTATGTTCCAAAACAACAAAGACGGCACCTTCACGGAAGTCGGTCGGTTGACGGGCATCGCCTATGACCGAGCCACCGGGAACGCTCGAGGTGCGATGGGTATCGATACGGCGGACTTTCGTGGCGACGGGTCATTGGCGATCGGAATTGGTAACTTTGCCAATGAAGCTAGCGCCCTGTACATGGCGCGGTCAGGCGGCGATGCAGACCACCAGCAGTTCATTGATGCTGCGATGTACACAGGATTCGGGCCACCGACGCGGCAGGGTCTAACGTTCGGGTTGTTTTTCTTCGATGCCGACTTGGATGGCCGATTGGACGTGCTGGGTGCGAACGGCCACTTGGAAGAAGAAATCGCCAAGACCCAGGCGACTCAGCGGTACGAGCAACCGCCGCAACTGTTTTGGAACGCGGGACGCGATTCGCAAAGTGAATTGGTGTTGGTGGACGGCAGTTGCACGGGTCAAGCGTTTTGCGATCCCATCGTCGGTCGTGGAACGGCCTATGGTGACTTTGATGGCGACGGCGATCTGGACGTTGTCATTTCCACCAGCCACTCCGCGCCTCGGCTTTTTCGCAATGACCAGACGACCGACCATCATTGGTTGCGGGTTCATTTGACAGGAACGGACGTGAACCGAGATGCGATCGGTGGGATCGTCCAACTGAAACGAGGCGAATCGATCTTGTCACGTACCGTCATGCCAACACGCAGTTACTTAAGTCAGTCCGAGAGAACCGTGACGTTCGGATTGGGCGATGACACCGACGTCCAAGAAGTGATCATCACTTGGCCGGGTGGGAAGAAAACAACGCACCCGATCAACGGCGTCGACCGTTTGGTCGAGTTCACGCAGTAG
- a CDS encoding tetratricopeptide repeat protein: protein MPSISKKTPKRPVTPRLRIVLYVVLTLFGILTANGLYLTSITWLQVATGRVLETHFYQLMFLLHLGLGLLLIVPTIGFGLIHMWRSKDRRNRRAVKIGYALFAIAILILVSGLALMRVGSFAIVNPATRNTVYWAHLIAPVVVIWLYWLHRLVGPRIKWHIGRRVGLAIGVFVAAMVAFQASDPRLSDDRTPIDGDKYFEPSLARTESGKFIAAETLMNDDYCLRCHSDINDSFIHSAHRLSSFNNPAYRASVRETRKVATERAGTLQASRWCAGCHDPVPFFSGEFDDPNYDDVGNPTAHAGITCTVCHAIQSVDSNVGNADYTIDEPKHYPFAYSDNPLLQELNSLMVKAKPAFHKHEMLKPFHKTAEFCSTCHKVSLPGEVTAYKEFLRGQNHFDSYLLSGVSGHGARSFYYPPKAQANCNECHMPAVASDQVGAKYMEKLGGLGVHDHFFPSANTALAHWYGDTGAVDAHREYLKDTLRVDLFGLRTGAAIDGELVAPLGDRTTVQAGQSYLIETVLRTMKLGHHFTQGTTDSNEIWVELTATQDGKVIGQSGQRDELEAVDPWSHFVNTFMLDRDGVRLNRRNVQNIFTPLYTHQIPPGAGQSIHYRLSVPEASSAPIEVTARLLYRKFDTEYLDYIRRDRDPARDGLDIGLPGAPNDLPIIEICSDKVILDVDVAVADASEKPAEEEAFPLWQRWNDYGIGLLLKGKAELKQAAQAFAKVEEMGRFDGPLNLARVQFAEGDLDGATASLGRAAAMDPPPPTWTHNWLSGMVNRQQGNLDAAAQSLESVLQTKVPDRGFDFSLDYEVRTELGLTLIDLAQRAESRGNDDEFKQRLAEARDAFLAVLKVDSENVAAHANLAEIYSWMGDSSSADKHRVLHAKYKTDDNAAEVAIPAARRRYPAANQAAEALVIYDLQR, encoded by the coding sequence ATGCCGTCTATATCTAAAAAAACGCCGAAACGCCCCGTAACGCCGCGGCTACGGATCGTTTTGTACGTCGTTTTGACGTTGTTCGGGATTCTGACGGCCAACGGTCTGTACTTGACGTCGATCACTTGGCTACAGGTCGCGACCGGGCGGGTGTTGGAAACGCACTTCTACCAATTGATGTTTCTGCTGCACCTTGGGCTGGGTTTGTTGCTAATCGTGCCCACAATCGGGTTCGGTCTGATTCATATGTGGCGCAGCAAGGATCGCCGCAATCGCCGCGCGGTGAAGATCGGCTATGCCCTGTTTGCGATCGCGATTTTGATTCTGGTCAGCGGACTTGCGTTGATGCGAGTCGGGTCGTTTGCGATCGTGAATCCGGCGACGCGAAACACCGTTTACTGGGCTCACTTAATTGCTCCGGTCGTCGTGATTTGGTTGTATTGGCTTCACCGATTGGTCGGCCCCCGCATCAAGTGGCATATCGGCCGGCGCGTCGGTTTGGCGATCGGCGTTTTCGTTGCGGCGATGGTCGCGTTCCAAGCATCGGACCCGCGACTGAGCGACGACCGAACACCGATTGATGGCGATAAGTATTTCGAGCCTTCGTTGGCGCGAACCGAGTCGGGCAAGTTCATCGCCGCTGAAACGCTGATGAACGACGACTACTGCCTGAGGTGTCACAGTGACATCAATGATTCGTTCATCCACAGCGCTCACCGATTGAGCAGTTTCAACAACCCCGCGTACCGGGCGTCGGTTCGCGAAACCCGCAAGGTCGCCACCGAGCGTGCCGGCACCTTGCAAGCGTCGCGATGGTGCGCCGGATGCCATGACCCGGTGCCATTCTTTAGCGGCGAATTCGACGATCCGAATTACGACGATGTGGGCAACCCGACCGCGCACGCGGGCATCACTTGTACGGTTTGTCATGCGATCCAGTCGGTAGACAGCAATGTCGGGAACGCCGACTACACGATCGACGAACCCAAACACTATCCGTTCGCCTACAGCGACAACCCGTTGCTGCAAGAACTGAATTCGTTGATGGTGAAGGCGAAGCCGGCTTTTCACAAACATGAAATGTTGAAGCCGTTTCATAAGACGGCTGAGTTCTGTAGTACGTGTCACAAGGTTTCATTGCCCGGCGAAGTCACGGCGTACAAAGAGTTTTTGCGGGGCCAAAATCACTTCGACAGTTATTTGCTGTCCGGCGTTTCGGGACACGGTGCGCGAAGTTTTTACTATCCGCCCAAGGCACAAGCGAACTGCAACGAGTGTCACATGCCGGCCGTGGCCAGCGACCAAGTGGGTGCGAAGTACATGGAGAAGCTAGGAGGGCTTGGCGTCCACGATCACTTCTTTCCAAGTGCGAACACGGCGCTTGCACACTGGTATGGCGATACAGGTGCCGTCGATGCGCATCGCGAGTACTTGAAGGACACGCTGCGTGTTGACTTGTTCGGGCTGCGCACGGGTGCCGCAATCGACGGCGAGCTTGTCGCGCCGCTGGGGGATCGGACGACGGTTCAAGCCGGCCAGTCTTACTTGATAGAAACCGTTCTTCGTACGATGAAGTTGGGGCATCACTTCACCCAAGGTACGACGGACAGCAACGAAATTTGGGTCGAGCTGACGGCGACTCAAGACGGCAAAGTGATTGGGCAAAGCGGCCAGCGCGACGAACTTGAAGCGGTGGATCCGTGGTCTCACTTCGTCAACACCTTCATGTTGGACCGTGACGGCGTGAGGTTGAATCGCCGTAACGTTCAGAACATTTTCACGCCTCTTTACACGCACCAAATTCCGCCGGGTGCTGGGCAGTCGATCCACTACCGTTTGTCCGTGCCCGAAGCGTCGTCGGCGCCGATCGAAGTGACCGCCCGCTTGCTGTATCGGAAATTTGACACCGAGTACTTGGACTACATCCGTCGCGATCGCGACCCGGCGCGTGACGGATTGGACATTGGGCTTCCGGGCGCGCCGAACGATCTTCCGATCATCGAAATCTGCAGCGATAAGGTGATCTTGGACGTCGATGTTGCGGTTGCCGACGCGTCTGAGAAACCAGCCGAGGAAGAAGCGTTCCCACTTTGGCAGCGATGGAACGACTATGGCATCGGGTTGCTGCTTAAAGGCAAGGCGGAACTGAAACAGGCGGCCCAGGCGTTCGCAAAGGTCGAAGAGATGGGGCGTTTCGATGGACCGCTCAATTTGGCTCGCGTCCAATTTGCCGAAGGCGACTTAGACGGGGCGACCGCATCGTTGGGGCGCGCCGCCGCGATGGATCCACCACCGCCGACTTGGACGCACAACTGGCTTAGCGGAATGGTCAATCGGCAACAGGGAAACCTGGATGCGGCGGCCCAGTCGCTTGAATCGGTGCTACAAACCAAGGTGCCGGATCGCGGTTTCGACTTTTCGCTCGACTACGAAGTGCGAACCGAGCTAGGTTTGACTCTGATCGATTTGGCCCAGCGTGCGGAATCGAGGGGCAACGACGACGAGTTCAAGCAACGGCTTGCCGAAGCACGTGACGCATTTTTGGCGGTGTTGAAAGTGGATTCCGAAAACGTTGCCGCCCATGCCAACTTGGCCGAAATCTATTCGTGGATGGGCGATTCATCCAGCGCAGACAAGCATCGTGTCCTTCACGCCAAATACAAAACGGACGACAATGCCGCCGAAGTTGCAATCCCCGCGGCGCGGCGCCGCTATCCGGCTGCCAACCAAGCCGCCGAAGCACTCGTGATCTACGATCTCCAGCGGTAA